A stretch of the Glycine soja cultivar W05 chromosome 13, ASM419377v2, whole genome shotgun sequence genome encodes the following:
- the LOC114382691 gene encoding myb-like protein X — translation MSRCFPFPPPGYTNKGYEKKATTEDVELLTKEKHREKKHKKGKRDKEKKEKRDKEGRDGKRKEKKDKKEKHREKKKDKDKNRDKEKSKTGAAIEKEFPGQAQGPNAGKLHQKEIKPIDKIVLLEDKLTKQFASNNGEKARENNHFFEENKDSKFLLDLERRIRDNDGGAENQLAQKFATAGHRKNEGAVRLVTKGSGTWPDGKERLQDKGIDTRMVDRREIWAESRPVGNITVQNNAGKFHHRVDEMPKSLENNFYKPLEAAVEGKERVKEKKDDKHRDKKKNKEKGKKGHGKDKDRSKEKKKEEKAKENAEHENREQQNKLKESTKAGPLGSNSFTQVSRHIYENSAVGENLKKRKDIESNGIMHANDNWPSKLPTPSPSPSHLTENGRILEPCQISLQNTSDNRLAAASNIKVDNKKRRTNGIIEVLPSAVSSKTPTPTATLPAPVSEASAKPPHPDTKYISQVYSVPKADEWSDFDDQEWLFGSSHSQERKPVVKSSEVGDTLQVWAEAVHIEPADIFALPYVIPY, via the exons ATGTCGCGCTGCTTTCCATTTCCACCACCAGGATATACAAACAAGGGATATGAAAAGAAGGCTACAACAGAGGATGTGGAATTACTGACAAAG GAAAAGCACAGagaaaaaaagcataaaaaagggaagagggacaaagagaagaaggaaaagagagacAAAGAAGGAAGGGATGGAAAGCGTAAGgaaaagaaggacaaaaaagaaaaacatagagaaaaaaagaaagacaaggacAAGAACAGAGATAAAGAAAAGAGCAAAACCGGTGCTGCAATTGAGAAAGAATTTCCAGGACAAGCTCAGGGTCCCAATGCTGGTAAACTACATCAAAAGGAAATCAAACCAATTGATAAGATTGTTTTACTTGAGGATAAACTTACCAAACAGTTTGCCAGTAACAATGGAGAGAAGGCTAGAgagaataatcatttttttgagGAAAACAAGGATTCTAAATTCCTCCTGGAtttggaaaggaggattaggGATAATGACGGAGGAGCTGAGAATCAATTGGCTCAAAAGTTTGCAACTGCAGGACACAGAAAGAATGAGGGAGCTGTTAGATTGGTTACTAAGGGTAGTGGCACCTGGCCTGATGGTAAGGAAAGGCTTCAGGATAAGGGCATTGATACTAGAATGGTTGATAGGAGAGAAATCTGGGCTGAGTCCCGACCAGTTGGAAATATAACAGTTCAGAATAATGCTGGAAAATTTCATCACAGGGTTGATGAAATGCCCAAATctttggaaaataatttttacaaaccTTTGGAAGCAGCAgttgaaggaaaagagagggttaaggaaaaaaaagatgataaacacagagataaaaagaaaaataaagagaaggggaaaaaaggACATGGGAAGGACAAAGACAggagtaaagaaaagaaaaaggaggagAAAGCAAAGGAGAATGCTGAACATGAAAACAGAGAGCAGcagaataaattaaaagaaagcaCCAAAGCTGGTCCATTAGGCTCAAATTCTTTCACACAGGTTTCCAGGCACATCTATGAGAATTCTGCTGTTGGGGAAAATCTCAAGAAACGGAAGGACATTGAATCAAATGGAATTATGCATG CAAATGACAATTGGCCCAGTAAGTTGCCAACGCCCTCCCCCTCTCCCTCCCATCTCACTGAAAATGGGAGGATATTGGAACCCTGCCAAATTTCCCTTCAGAATACATCTGATAATAGGCTAGCAGCAGCCTCTAATATCAAGGTTGATAACAAAAAACGCAGGACAAATGGCATCATTGAAGTTCTACCATCTGCAGTTTCCTCAAAAACTCCCACTCCCACTGCTACCTTGCCAGCTCCAGTCAGTGAAGCATCTGCAAAACCACCTCATCCAGATACCAAGTACATAAGTCAGGTATATTCCGTACCCAAAGCAGATGAGTGGTCTGATTTTGATGACCAAGAGTGGTTGTTTGGCAGCAGTCATTCGCAAGAAAGGAAACCTGTAGTGAAATCTTCAGAGGTTGGGGATACACTGCAGGTATGGGCAGAAGCCGTGCATATAGAGCCAGCAGATATTTTTGCTCTGCCATATGTCATTCCATACTGA
- the LOC114381799 gene encoding glycine-rich RNA-binding protein 4, mitochondrial-like isoform X2, with product MAFCNKVGNVLRQGAARSTQAPVSSMLNYIRCMSSSKLFIGGLSYGVDDQSLKDAFSGFGDVVDAKVITDRDSGRSRGFGFVNFSNDESASSALSAMDGKDLDGRSIRVSYANDRPSGPQSGGGGGGGYRSGGFGGGW from the exons ATGGCCTTCTGTAATAAGGTTGGAAATGTCTTGAGGCAGGGTGCTGCTCGCAGCACACAAGCACCTGTTTCATCCATGCTTAATTACATTCGCTGCATGTCTTCAAGCAAGCTTTTTATTGGAG GCCTTTCATATGGAGTTGACGATCAGTCTCTTAAGGATGCATTTTCTGGCTTTGGAGATGTGGTTGATG CAAAAGTTATAACTGACAGAGACTCTGGAAGATCAAGGGGATTTGGATTTGTCAACTTCTCCAATGATGAGTCTGCAAGTTCGGCACTCTCTGCAATGGATGGGAAG GATCTAGATGGGCGAAGCATTAGGGTATCCTATGCAAATGATAGACCTTCTGGACCTCAATCTGGCGGCGGCGGCGGTGGTGGTTATCGCAGTGGGGGTTTTGGCGGCGGGTGGTGA
- the LOC114381799 gene encoding glycine-rich RNA-binding protein 4, mitochondrial-like isoform X1, whose protein sequence is MAFCNKVGNVLRQGAARSTQAPVSSMLNYIRCMSSSKLFIGGLSYGVDDQSLKDAFSGFGDVVDAKVITDRDSGRSRGFGFVNFSNDESASSALSAMDGKMGEALGYPMQMIDLLDLNLAAAAVVVIAVGVLAAGGDFASRNGGW, encoded by the exons ATGGCCTTCTGTAATAAGGTTGGAAATGTCTTGAGGCAGGGTGCTGCTCGCAGCACACAAGCACCTGTTTCATCCATGCTTAATTACATTCGCTGCATGTCTTCAAGCAAGCTTTTTATTGGAG GCCTTTCATATGGAGTTGACGATCAGTCTCTTAAGGATGCATTTTCTGGCTTTGGAGATGTGGTTGATG CAAAAGTTATAACTGACAGAGACTCTGGAAGATCAAGGGGATTTGGATTTGTCAACTTCTCCAATGATGAGTCTGCAAGTTCGGCACTCTCTGCAATGGATGGGAAG ATGGGCGAAGCATTAGGGTATCCTATGCAAATGATAGACCTTCTGGACCTCAATCTGGCGGCGGCGGCGGTGGTGGTTATCGCAGTGGGGGTTTTGGCGGCGGGTGGTGATTTTGCTTCTCGCAATGGTGGTTGGTGA
- the LOC114382142 gene encoding UDP-glucuronate 4-epimerase 6-like, producing the protein MCVFPLGLKLKTIIMGSSSPPDTSKSIKLERYNSYIRRLNSTKLLNASSKLLFRATILVALILVFLFTFNYPPLAPDFTSHRHLHSHSHFLSSSSSSFASWEKQVRHSSTPRRPNGLTVLVTGAAGFVGSHCSLALKKRGDGVLGLDNFNSYYDPSLKRSRQAMLWKHQVFIVEGDLNDTPLLEKLFDVVPFTHILHLAAQAGVRYAMQNPQSYVTANIAGFVNLLEAAKSANPQPAIVWASSSSVYGLNTQNPFSELHRTDQPASLYAATKKAGEEIAHTYNHIYGLSLTGLRFFTVYGPWGRPDMAYFFFTKDILQGKTIDVYQTQEGKQVARDFTYIDDIVKGCLGALDTAQKSTGSGGKKKGPAQLRVYNLGNTSPVPVGTLVSILEGLLSTKAKKHVIKMPSNGDVPYTHANVSLAYRDFSYNPTTDLATGLRKFVKWYLGYYGLQQRLKKEYHLDNE; encoded by the coding sequence atgtGTGTATTTCCTTTGGGCTTGAAACTCAAAACTATAATAATGGGTTCTTCTTCTCCTCCGGACACTAGCAAGAGCATAAAGCTAGAGCGATACAACAGCTACATCAGGAGACTCAACAGCACCAAACTCCTCAACGCCTCCTCCAAACTCCTCTTCCGTGCCACTATCTTAGTCGCACTCATCCTCGTCTTCCTCTTCACCTTCAACTACCCTCCCCTCGCCCCAGACTTCACCTCCCACCGCCACCTCCACTCCCACTCCCACttcctctcctcctcctcctcctccttcgcCTCCTGGGAGAAGCAGGTCCGCCACTCCTCCACCCCTCGCCGCCCCAACGGCCTCACCGTCCTCGTCACCGGCGCCGCTGGCTTCGTCGGCAGCCACTGCTCCCTTGCCCTCAAAAAACGCGGCGACGGCGTTCTCGGGCTCGACAACTTCAACAGCTACTACGATCCCTCCCTGAAACGCTCCCGTCAGGCAATGCTCTGGAAACACCAGGTTTTCATCGTGGAAGGTGACCTTAACGACACCCCCTTGCTTGAGAAGCTCTTCGACGTTGTCCCCTTCACCCACATCCTCCACCTCGCCGCTCAGGCTGGCGTCCGCTACGCCATGCAGAACCCCCAATCCTACGTCACCGCCAACATTGCAGGCTTCGTCAACCTCCTCGAGGCTGCCAAATCCGCCAATCCCCAACCCGCCATAGTCTGGGCTTCATCCAGCTCCGTCTACGGCCTCAACACCCAAAACCCTTTCTCCGAGCTCCACCGCACCGACCAACCCGCCAGCCTCTACGCCGCCACCAAGAAAGCCGGCGAGGAGATCGCCCACACCTACAACCACATCTACGGCCTCTCCCTCACCGGACTCCGCTTCTTCACCGTCTACGGCCCCTGGGGGAGACCCGACATGGCTTACTTTTTCTTCACCAAGGACATCCTCCAAGGGAAAACCATCGACGTGTACCAGACGCAGGAGGGGAAGCAGGTGGCCCGTGACTTCACCTACATCGACGACATCGTTAAAGGCTGCCTGGGAGCCCTGGACACCGCCCAGAAGAGCACCGGGAGCGGCGGCAAGAAGAAGGGCCCCGCCCAGCTCAGAGTATACAATCTGGGGAACACTTCACCGGTGCCGGTTGGGACCTTGGTGTCCATTCTGGAAGGTCTGCTAAGCACCAAGGCCAAGAAGCACGTCATTAAGATGCCCTCAAACGGCGACGTTCCCTACACACACGCCAATGTCAGCTTGGCCTACAGGGATTTCTCTTACAATCCCACCACCGATCTCGCCACCGGTCTCAGGAAGTTCGTCAAGTGGTACCTCGGTTATTACGGCCTCCAGCAAAGGCTAAAAAAGGAATATCACCTTGACAATGAATAA